ttttctgctgTGCAATGAGCCCCACGCTTACAGCGCTTATGCAAGTTCTCTATTACCCACACAGgacaaaaagggcaagaaatGCTCAAGAACTTTGTGAGCTGGCCCCCATCAGCCCCCGACAAACAACATATCACTGATGCTGCAGCGAGCTGCTCTCACCACTGCTGGCCAATATGGGTATCTTTGCCACTTGCACCACACCAAAATCCCTTTGTCAATCGATTCTGGTTctataagggaaaaaaaagagatataaAGGTAATTCATGCTGCCTCATCAGGCTCCTTTCACACAGGGAATACCCAATGAATCCTGCTTTGATGCTTTTACACATCTCAAGTGACAGAACATCCCTCCCCTCAGGGCAAGAGCTCTGAACATACAGAAACTGTATGCTATATAGAAGCTCAAATCATAGACCGTTGCCCATTTTCACACTGTTTGGCAAGAAATGCTGTTCCAAAcagcctccctgcagcacccgATGAAGGTGTTTGATTCCAAGCCTGAACAAAGCTGGATTTGTTAGCTAGAAAGGTCAGGTTCCACAGTCAGGATTTACAAGTCAGCAGCACACATAAAGCAACAAGGCCCACTGACCATGGTGAGGGGCTGGGGAGATGCACCCACATCTCACCTTGATGGGACAGAATGCTGGGAagttcctcttcctcttcatcatcatcaacCAGATCTGAGAGCTGGGATAGCTTCTCAGAGAGCGTCCTCTCAGAAGAGAGCCCAGAGGGCTCCAGTCCTGCAATGGCAACACAGCACTGTCAGTGTGGTACAGCCATCACCATCAGGCCAAGTGCAAAGCATGGGTGTGAGAAAAGCAGTGTTAGACcacagcagtgtgagctgtggGGTGACTGtaacagcacacagagctctgcctATGGGGAAACAATCTGAACACAGGGCAGAAAAGGAGCAATAGGAAAGGATGCTGCTTTCAGGATCCTGTACCATTCTGTTCCTTCACACAACCTGATTTCCCCAGCACTTAAAACACGGAAGAATTAAACCCAGCAGTTTCAGAACCACCCCCACAAAAGCCTAACAGCATTCTCCACGCGTGACAAACAGTGCCTGTCAATCAGAAGGAATGGAGGCTCCACAACCTGcccaccttcctcttcctcgAAGTCAGGCAGGTGGAACTCCTTTGCTTTGTTCATAACCATGGGTGGCTTGTcctcattttcctcctcttgcaGCTGAGAGAGAACACCATCAGACAGCCCCGTGCAGTCAGACAGCCCGGCTGAGGACTCAGGGCTGTTTCCGTGCTCCCTTTTTCTGCACGAGGACGTGGTCGCGTCGgtctcttgttttcctttcagtgctttcagatCCCTCgtctttttcctcccatttaCCTGTTTTCCTACATTCCTATTCTCACTCCCAGTGCTCTTCCCCAACACAGAGGCACTCTTGGATGACGAGCGCAGTAACATCCCTTTGGGCTGCTGCCTGGTGCACATCCTGCTCCTCTCAGGTCCCGCAGtgccagagctgcaggctgcagacagagcagcacctccagcagcagcctgaccTCGGCCTTTGGAGGAGCCATTTGTAAGCGAGCCAGGTGATCCTGCACCTCttgctcctttctttccttgcttaCTTCTCTCCTCCTTTAGCTTCAATGAGGGTTTATTACTCACTAAGGACTTATTCAACAGTTTAGGctctgcttttttccctcttgacGCCATTGGTGATCCCGTTGCCGTGCAGTTCTCACTGCCTGACTTTGATGCGTTGCACAAGTTCCCAGTACAACGTTTTGAGGCATCCGTTCCATTTCCATTTGCTCCAGGTCTCTTCTCCAGACTTAAAGAACATCCCAGGTTTCGTTTCTTCTTACCAGTCCTCAAATTAGGGCtattcctctgttttcttttcctattgaGGCTCTCAGACTCCAACTTTTCTTTAGAGAGTGACTGACAGCGGGTTAAGGGGGAAGATGAGAGAGATCTGGCACTGTTTGCCTGCGATAACCGAGTACTCGGTCCCTCTTTTGAAGGTGGCACTTCTCTGGTTGCTAcgttttctttcagagaatcCAAGGCAGTTTTAAGAGCACAGCGATACTTCAGTTCTTCCACGGCTTCATTCGGATCCACCTTCTCACCTGGTGAGGAAGAACAGGCAGTAAGCACAACCTCCTTTGTTAGCTTACAAGGAATAGTTACATCTACATTATACCCTTCTCCTAAGGCAACAATGAAACCAGCTGTGACTTCTGAGGTGAAGAACAcaagcaggcagcacaggctAACAAAGCCGTGCAGGCACATACAAGTTTCTGCCCCATTCCTTCAGGAGAAGCCTTAAGAACACTCAGCCTGCTTCCAAACCTCATGGATTTAATAGCATCCCTGGAAACACAATGTAACTATTTGCCACCAATCTGAAGACTTGTGTGCGGCTCCCTGAGCACAAAACATAGAAGGCAACAAACATTCTGAGCTGTCCTCACTTAATTTAGAGACGATGTCCTCTATGCGTGCTTCCTCCAGGGGCACAGCATCCTCCTGCTTCACACTGACCCTGGAAACACAACAGAAACGTGGCCGTAAACCACCTTGGAGCCGCTCAGTTCATTTCATGGAAGCCTTCAGACAAAGGCTGACGTTTTGTTGCTTATAGATAAGAGCAGAAAGATGAACCTGTAACAGAGACGCCTCACCTTTCATTTAGGCCGATTATTTCAACCTCCAGGGTCTCTTGTGCGTTGGCTACGGGTGGTTCCTCAGCAAGCCCAGCCTTCGGCAAAACCTACATGAAAAGATATAAAAGCAGGCACGTAAAGTGCTTCATGAGCTCGTAAAGTGCTTAATGAGCTCATAAAGGCCGTAGGACAGGCCTGACTCCAGCAGCAACGCGTTCTGTTGTTCTTTAAGCACCGTATCCTCCTTTTCTTGCAGTGAGCCGACAGCAGCCGGTTGCAGCCCATTCAGATGGATTACAGCCATAATTAACCCCTTGGTTTACACacatcagctgtgctgctcccaccacacacacaccccccccatccccatcttaCCTCGGCCGGCCACAGCCGCCCCCTCCAGCTGCACAGGATGAACGCCCTGCTCGCCATGTCTGCGCCCCACACACGGGAAAGGAGAAGCCCGGAGAGCTCTGAAGGAGAAGGAATAAAGCATGACCACAACGCGCTGCGCCCCGACCGCCTAATATCGGCCCTCACAGGGGTAACGCAGCACACGAGCAACGCACAACCGCCATCACGCGGCCCTTTAACTCCGAAGGGACATCGCCGCTCCCGGGGCGAAGAGACCCGGCCCTGAAGGGAGCGAAAGGCCGCAGCCTCGGCCTGGACAGACCGGGATGGAGGAGccggcccgccccgctcccAGCGGCCGAgacgccgccgccgccgccgccgccttcTCCTCACACACCGCGCCTCCCTCTGCGCATGCGCCGCTTTGCCCCTAGCAGCGCTGCAGCCAATCGGCGCGCTGCTCCTCTTGCTTCCCGCCCTCACTAACACGTTACGCGACGACCAATCAGAACGCCCGGTTCTCCGTTTGCCCCGCCCTAACCACGCCTCCTATGGAAACGGCGGGAGAAACGCCCCGCCTTCCCATCACTTCCGCTTCCGCCGAGGCCGTGACGTCACGCGCGGTGGGCGGAGCTACGGGCGCCATGTTGGCTTTCCCCATCCTCGTTTCTTGTATTGAAACCCACGGGTTGATAAAGAAACGCCTCAAAAACGAAACGATCTCACCTCAAAAGCAGTTTGTCCCcgcatttcattaaaaacaaccaACCGAAGCAACAGTCAGAAACGAAGAGAAAACCCATCACCCCCAGCACCGTCTCACAAGGGCTAACGAATGGCTACTCATTGCATTGATCTTCATTAAGGACGTCTATGGAGGCAGCAAACCCCATTGACAGCCCCCAACCCCAACACAACCCGGACACCAGAATGAATGAAAGCACATCTACCACCTAAAGACATTGATCTGGGGGGGGCCCGACCCTTTTATCCCCCCCTTTGGGGCTGGTGGGTGCAATGGGGCTGGAGACCCCCCTCCATAGTGATGTCTTTGAGGGCTATTCTCTGTTATAGAGAACTCTTTGTTTGTGTCTTGGTTTGTTTCCCtgctctttgcttctgcttttcaagcTGCTGGGATCCCCGTCACCGAAGCCAAAAGATGGAcggggttgtttgtttgttgttggaaGACGGGAGTCGCCAGCATCGCTTCCCTATAGGGATGAGGATGGACAACACAGCAGGGATGCACCCCATCCCTATAGCCGCCCCTCTGCAAGCCGGGCAgcatcagctcctgcagctcgCCCCATTGATGGGCACATTGGGCACAGCAGGGAATGTTTCCAGCTCCTcggatgcagcagcagcagcttcagtgcttccccttcccctcctggAGCAGTCGTGGTGGCCGTGGTTGCCCAAGCGGCTGGAAGCCACCACGGCTTTcatggcagcctgcaggcagagcagcaaggcATTAGTGTgtaacacaaacacacactcggccccattgagagcagccctcagATGGGAACAAGCTTTGTGCCACAGGGAAGCTAAAGGGATTACCTTCAGTTTCCTCCTGGCGTTGAATTCCTGCAGCTTCTTTTGCGTGCTGTCCATGTGGGCAAACTTAGCAGCTTTCCCAGTGACCCAGGGATGCTCCAGAGCCTGATAGACCGTCAGTCTCTTCTGGGGATCCAAGACGATCAGTTTTCTGACCTGCAGCCAATGTCAGCGTGCAAAATAAAGTGTCATTTGTCGAGTCCCAACCCATGGCCGCCCCTGTGCAATGCTCAGAAGGGACCCTCTTGCTGGGCTTGTGGCCTCATCTTTGCAAGGGACAcaggagcaggaggcagagaagCACTGAGCGTGACGCCATCCTTACACTGGGACCCATTGGTTTCACTGCCTCAAGCCCTGAAGCTCAATGACTCACCAGGTCCTTGGCATTGAGGGAAACCTCATCCCACCACGGGGACACGAACTCGTAGTCGCAGGTGAGGATGCGGCTGTACATGTATTGGTCCCCACGTGGGTCAAAGAAGGGCTCGAAGCCACAGAGCCTGGAAGGAGGCAGAGGATCCTCGCTGCCCCCAGGCCCCACACAGGGACGTGGCACAGCGAGGGGGGCTCGCATCCCATCATGGTACTCACAGGATGTAGGTGATGACACCCACTGACCACATGTCCACCTCAGGGCCGTAGGGGCAGCCGTGCAGGATTTCAGGGGCTGGAAAGCAAAGATGGGGGGTTCAAATCCATAAAGAAACCCTTCTtgtgtgcagagctcagcactgagccTGTTTGGGTTGGGGACTGATGACAAACAGGGCTCATATAACAGAGCTCTGCCACCTGTCCCCATCTCCTTCCAGCCCCCATCTCcttccagctcccatctccttGCAGCCCCCATCTCCTTCCAGCCCCCATCTCCTTGCAGCCCCCATCTCCTTGCAGCCCCCATCTCCTTGCAGCCCCCATCTCCTTGCAGCCCCCATCTCCTTGCAGCCCCCATCTCCTTGCAGCCCCCATCTCCTTGCAGCCCCCATCTCCTTGCAGCCCCCATCTCCTTGCAGCCCCCATCTCCTTGCAGCCCCCATCTCCTTGCAGCCCCCATCTCCTTCCAGTCCCCAGTTCTGGGTTCTTTGGACCCCCCTCCCAAACGTTCCtctccccctctgccccccatccccactgctcACCACAGTACCCCGGCGTCCCACAGACTGTTTTCATGGTGTCCTGCTCATCCACGATCTTCGAGAGCCCAAAGTCACCTTGGGGACACACAGGGAGGGGTCAGACTGATGGGTACCATCAAGGTGGGAAGCCCCAGGGTGCAGCCCCTCTGCACAGCACCCACCAATCTTCAGGGGAGCATCAGGGGACAGGTCTGCATACAGCAGGTTTTCTGGCTTCAGGTCCCGGTGCACCACTCCATTCTCATGTAAATACTGCAAGGAGAgacagtggggatggggggaggaaggaaaggttTCATCAGGGCAGAGGAAGGATATTTCCTGTTCAGAGGTTCCATTTTTAAACCTATCTGTTGCCATGGAAACCCCATTTCCAGCCAGTATGGCAGTGACCTTCCccagacagcacagctctgggccTGCAGTgatgctcccagccccacagtgatgctcccagccccacagtgatgcctccagccccacagtGATGCCCACAACCACATGGGGACAAGGAGACCTTACCGACACCGCCTCCAAGATCTGCTTGACCACGTGGGCAGCATCCCGCTCACTGTAGAACCCCCTCTCCACGATCCTGTGGGTGCAGAGCAGTCAGGATGAACCCtcaccccccccagccccatagggGCATCCTTCAGCCCCACTCCGTCCTCACCCTCCTTTGGGGCTGTGTCCCCTACCTGTCAAAGAGCTCTCCTCCTGTCACCAGTTCCAGTACCAGTGCGATCTCCGAGGGTGTCTCAAAGATCTCCTTCAGT
The genomic region above belongs to Excalfactoria chinensis isolate bCotChi1 chromosome 26, bCotChi1.hap2, whole genome shotgun sequence and contains:
- the PWWP3A gene encoding PWWP domain-containing DNA repair factor 3A, coding for MASRAFILCSWRGRLWPAEVLPKAGLAEEPPVANAQETLEVEIIGLNERVSVKQEDAVPLEEARIEDIVSKLSEKVDPNEAVEELKYRCALKTALDSLKENVATREVPPSKEGPSTRLSQANSARSLSSSPLTRCQSLSKEKLESESLNRKRKQRNSPNLRTGKKKRNLGCSLSLEKRPGANGNGTDASKRCTGNLCNASKSGSENCTATGSPMASRGKKAEPKLLNKSLVSNKPSLKLKEERSKQGKKGARGAGSPGSLTNGSSKGRGQAAAGGAALSAACSSGTAGPERSRMCTRQQPKGMLLRSSSKSASVLGKSTGSENRNVGKQVNGRKKTRDLKALKGKQETDATTSSCRKREHGNSPESSAGLSDCTGLSDGVLSQLQEEENEDKPPMVMNKAKEFHLPDFEEEEGLEPSGLSSERTLSEKLSQLSDLVDDDEEEEELPSILSHQEPESIDKGILVWCKWQRYPYWPAVVKNVRRKHRKASVLFIEGNMSDKSFSVSLRNLKHFDCEEKQDLINQAKKDYCQEMEWCIQLISDYRIRVGCHSFTGSFLEYFADDISYPVRRQYQQSLAQMTFPNVAEEDLEDSVLETSRQKPTKKLLPDRTRAARDKANQRIVEFIVKTKGAEEHLLAILKCRKESRWMKDFLSSRQYGTCIETYLEDEEQLELVVNYLKEVAYHEIDTANLHRRLGDGVKFILDVLLPEAIIYAISAVDDIDYKKAEEKYMKGPTVSKREREEFDEEILERKRLQAELAAADSV
- the LOC140262792 gene encoding calcium/calmodulin-dependent protein kinase type IV-like; its protein translation is MPSSKTDGEYWIDGSHREAALEDFYIVGPELGRGATSVVYSCEEKGTRSPYAAKILKKTIDKKIVRTEIGVLLRLSHPNIIKLKEIFETPSEIALVLELVTGGELFDRIVERGFYSERDAAHVVKQILEAVSYLHENGVVHRDLKPENLLYADLSPDAPLKIGDFGLSKIVDEQDTMKTVCGTPGYCAPEILHGCPYGPEVDMWSVGVITYILLCGFEPFFDPRGDQYMYSRILTCDYEFVSPWWDEVSLNAKDLVRKLIVLDPQKRLTVYQALEHPWVTGKAAKFAHMDSTQKKLQEFNARRKLKAAMKAVVASSRLGNHGHHDCSRRGRGSTEAAAAASEELETFPAVPNVPINGASCRS